The Teredinibacter sp. KSP-S5-2 genome includes a window with the following:
- the secY gene encoding preprotein translocase subunit SecY, with translation MATPGNLPLGNQKGLGELWARLKFLFLAIVVYRVGTHIPVPGMDPERVAQLLNQNQGTILGMFNMFSGGAFERMSILALGIMPYISASIIMQMMTAVTPSLEQLKKEGDAGRRKISQYTRYLTVALATVQAFVFVSSMKGNAYPGMSMLSLYVVAVSSLVTGSVFLMWLGEQVTERGIGNGISMIIFAGIVAGLPGAIGQAFESARQGDLHLIVLLILTGLLVAVTAFIVLMERGQRRITIQYARRQQGRQAYAAQTSHLPLKINMAGVIPVIFASSILLFPTTILQWFGSSSEGKTAEILQEIALAIGPGQPLNFVLFGTLIIAFCFIYTAMMYNPKEVADNLKKGGAYIPGIRPGEQSAKYIDSVLTRLTVVGSIYISAVALLPQFLTASANIPFYLGGTSLLIAVVVVMDFMSQVQSHLMSHQYDSVLKKANLQSYGRGR, from the coding sequence ATGGCAACGCCAGGTAATTTGCCACTAGGAAATCAGAAAGGTTTAGGCGAGCTTTGGGCTCGCCTTAAGTTTTTATTCTTAGCGATAGTCGTTTATCGTGTAGGAACTCATATCCCGGTTCCGGGAATGGATCCTGAGCGAGTGGCACAGTTGCTAAACCAGAATCAGGGTACCATTTTGGGGATGTTTAACATGTTCTCCGGTGGTGCTTTTGAAAGGATGAGTATACTTGCTCTGGGGATTATGCCTTATATCTCTGCGTCGATTATCATGCAGATGATGACCGCTGTGACCCCTTCTTTAGAACAGCTAAAGAAAGAGGGCGATGCTGGTAGAAGAAAAATAAGCCAATACACACGTTATTTGACGGTTGCGTTAGCGACTGTTCAGGCGTTTGTTTTTGTTTCAAGTATGAAAGGCAATGCCTATCCAGGTATGAGCATGCTGAGCTTATATGTGGTTGCGGTTTCTTCTTTAGTTACTGGATCGGTTTTCCTTATGTGGTTGGGCGAACAGGTAACAGAAAGAGGAATTGGTAACGGTATCTCGATGATTATCTTCGCAGGTATTGTTGCTGGTTTGCCAGGAGCTATTGGTCAAGCGTTCGAAAGCGCGAGACAGGGTGATCTACACCTGATTGTACTGCTTATCTTGACCGGTTTACTTGTTGCTGTAACAGCATTTATCGTGTTGATGGAGCGAGGCCAGCGTCGGATTACTATCCAGTACGCTCGTCGCCAACAAGGGCGTCAGGCTTATGCTGCGCAGACTAGCCATCTGCCATTAAAAATTAATATGGCTGGTGTTATCCCTGTGATTTTTGCCAGTAGTATCCTGCTTTTCCCTACCACTATTCTTCAGTGGTTCGGTTCTTCAAGTGAAGGTAAGACTGCAGAGATTCTACAAGAGATTGCATTAGCTATTGGCCCAGGACAGCCGCTTAACTTTGTCCTGTTTGGTACCTTAATTATTGCTTTTTGCTTTATATATACAGCAATGATGTACAACCCAAAAGAAGTTGCAGACAACTTGAAAAAGGGTGGTGCATATATCCCGGGGATTCGTCCAGGGGAGCAATCAGCAAAGTATATTGATAGTGTTTTGACTCGTCTTACTGTGGTTGGGTCAATATACATCTCTGCGGTGGCATTATTACCGCAGTTTTTAACAGCCTCAGCTAATATCCCCTTCTATTTGGGTGGTACGTCTCTGTTGATCGCTGTTGTTGTGGTTATGGATTTTATGTCTCAGGTTCAATCGCACTTAATGTCTCATCAGTACGACTCAGTATTGAAGAAGGCAAACTTACAAAGTTATGGGCGTGGCCGGTAG
- the glgB gene encoding 1,4-alpha-glucan branching protein GlgB, with protein MDVLSNDIIQSIVNADCEDIFAYLGQHKVDANKIAIRTFLPNATSVEILDYNTKSVVARLERIHEAGIYVAVLEQDFFDRYLIKASYVNSEDLIFEDPYRFGSTIGEQDLYLFGEGTHEAVYQFMGAHLISIDGVEGCRFCVWAPNARRVSVVGDFNFWDGRKHMMRKHIPSGIWEVFIPGIKAGDLYKYEVRGADGHLLPHKADPYGFGAQLPPDQASVVVDDKSYEWQDEGWKGERHWRTHRAGPIAIYEVHLGSWKRKTEEGNRYLTYRELAEELIPYVKDMGFTHLQLMPVSEFPFDGSWGYQPVGLYAPTSRFGSPDDFKYFVDCCHQSGIAVLIDWVPGHFPTDGHGLGRFDGTPLYEHADARQGFHPDWNTYIFNYGRKEVANYLMANALYWLSEFHIDGLRVDAVASMLYLDYSRNEGEWIPNIYGGRENLEAIDFIRNVNARVYQNFPDTMMVAEESTAWPGVSKPVHYGGLGFGFKWNMGWMNDSLEFMSKEPIHRQYHHHDMTFSLYYAFSENFILPLSHDEVVHGKGSILSRMPGDAWQQFANLRAYYSFMWGHPGKKLLFMGSEFGQGPEWNHNTGLEWHQLGIKEHRGIQNLVRDLNNIYMSREALYHNDSEEKGFEWVEADDRHNSVFIFIRKSEETGRSLLFISNFTPVLREDYRVGVNEPGYYVELLNTDSDIYGGGNKGNGGGVMSEEVSWHYRKHSINVTIPPLASIIFELQ; from the coding sequence ATGGATGTTCTGTCTAATGACATAATTCAGTCCATTGTGAATGCAGATTGTGAAGATATCTTTGCTTACTTGGGGCAGCATAAAGTTGATGCAAATAAAATTGCCATCAGAACCTTTCTTCCTAACGCGACAAGCGTGGAAATCCTTGATTATAACACTAAGAGCGTAGTAGCCCGATTGGAACGTATCCATGAAGCGGGCATTTATGTTGCGGTACTAGAGCAAGACTTTTTTGATCGCTATTTAATTAAAGCATCCTATGTAAATAGCGAAGACTTGATTTTTGAAGATCCCTATCGATTTGGGTCAACTATCGGTGAGCAGGATTTATATTTATTTGGTGAAGGCACTCATGAAGCCGTTTACCAGTTTATGGGCGCTCATTTGATTTCCATTGATGGTGTTGAAGGTTGTCGTTTTTGCGTGTGGGCACCTAACGCCCGTCGTGTTTCTGTAGTGGGGGATTTCAATTTCTGGGATGGGCGCAAGCATATGATGCGCAAACATATACCCAGCGGAATATGGGAAGTCTTTATACCAGGAATAAAGGCAGGAGATTTATATAAATACGAAGTTCGGGGGGCCGACGGACACCTTTTACCTCATAAAGCAGATCCATATGGCTTTGGTGCGCAACTTCCCCCTGACCAGGCTTCGGTTGTTGTCGATGATAAAAGCTATGAGTGGCAAGACGAAGGCTGGAAAGGTGAACGACATTGGAGAACGCATCGTGCCGGCCCTATCGCAATTTACGAAGTTCATCTTGGTTCATGGAAGCGTAAAACGGAAGAAGGTAATCGTTACCTGACGTATCGCGAATTGGCGGAAGAGCTTATTCCTTATGTTAAGGATATGGGGTTTACGCATTTGCAATTAATGCCAGTGAGCGAATTCCCTTTCGATGGTTCTTGGGGATATCAGCCTGTTGGTTTGTATGCACCGACTAGCCGCTTTGGTTCCCCCGATGACTTTAAATATTTTGTTGACTGTTGCCACCAATCCGGCATCGCTGTGTTAATTGATTGGGTTCCCGGGCATTTCCCAACCGATGGGCACGGGCTTGGGCGTTTTGATGGCACACCATTATATGAGCATGCCGATGCACGTCAGGGTTTTCACCCGGACTGGAATACCTATATTTTTAATTACGGTCGTAAGGAAGTGGCTAACTATCTTATGGCTAACGCGCTTTATTGGTTATCGGAATTCCATATCGACGGCCTGCGTGTGGATGCTGTGGCCTCCATGTTGTATCTGGACTACAGCCGTAATGAAGGAGAGTGGATTCCCAATATTTATGGTGGGCGGGAAAATCTTGAAGCCATAGATTTTATTCGGAATGTTAATGCGCGAGTCTATCAAAACTTTCCTGACACAATGATGGTTGCTGAAGAGTCGACAGCATGGCCAGGCGTATCTAAACCTGTGCATTATGGTGGACTGGGTTTCGGCTTTAAGTGGAATATGGGATGGATGAATGACAGTCTGGAGTTTATGTCGAAAGAACCTATTCACAGGCAATATCATCATCACGATATGACATTCAGTCTGTATTACGCGTTCAGTGAGAATTTTATTTTACCGTTGAGTCATGATGAAGTTGTTCACGGTAAAGGCTCTATTTTATCCCGTATGCCAGGAGACGCCTGGCAGCAATTTGCCAACTTGCGTGCTTACTATTCGTTTATGTGGGGGCACCCAGGCAAGAAATTGTTATTTATGGGAAGCGAGTTTGGGCAAGGTCCGGAATGGAACCATAACACTGGCTTAGAGTGGCACCAATTGGGTATTAAGGAGCATCGAGGTATTCAAAATCTGGTGCGGGACCTAAACAATATCTATATGTCTCGCGAAGCTTTGTATCACAACGACAGCGAAGAAAAAGGTTTTGAGTGGGTAGAGGCGGATGACCGTCATAACTCTGTATTTATTTTTATCCGTAAGTCGGAAGAAACCGGGCGCTCGCTACTATTTATTTCCAATTTTACGCCGGTATTAAGGGAGGATTATCGAGTTGGTGTGAATGAGCCCGGCTATTATGTCGAGCTTCTTAATACCGATAGCGATATTTATGGAGGAGGTAACAAAGGCAATGGTGGTGGCGTGATGTCGGAAGAGGTTTCCTGGCATTATCGAAAACACTCAATTAATGTCACTATTCCGCCACTTGCATCCATCATTTTTGAATTGCAATAG
- the malQ gene encoding 4-alpha-glucanotransferase, with the protein MSSLDQLFYWRGIADSYHNYRGEYVKVPHEYRVNLLKAMGADLSDQKTIDKQAYDLDVAPWTKWMPSIIVSPSFGRQGFYLNVSPAELKTLFQWEVSLEGKVVKKGSFTPVELDEVGDYLYQGERYSRHFHVITDLSPNYYSLTITAEGKSQTSTLAYVPKKAYQPEWSERGERIWGTIIQLYTLRSDRNWGIGDFSDLKLLIEKTAAKGAGCIGLNPLHALLPDVSHNCSPYSPSDRRFINPLYIDPEFVEESRTLVSGESASAGHFAALQKKAEELRLTDKVNYEEVKKIKYSAFELLFTIFDDQHIKARSARAKEFFDYLQEEGEPLQNYAVWEAKNNPFLTDHDFDRQVVFHCYLQWLAERQLEFCQQHALKLGMQVGLIRDLAVGADAGGAEVTSNPNLFCEAAAVGAPPDPFAQQGQNWGLPPMDPMHLRETGYAHYISLLRENMQHCGALRIDHAMSLMRLWWCPPGQTADHGAYVYYSFEEMLGLLLLESYLNQCAIIGEDLGVVPSEFRDAICRAKIFTNKVVYFEKQGNWFKQPENYESHALAMVDNHDVPTLASWWVGSDLALRDQLNLLEEGISYEQLMKERYEDKCQIINMLKHHGLCPQHWQERDLKEEADQALVFAILKLSSKVASKFFVIQLEDLLLMEDPVNVPGTFKEYDNWQRKISVNIKTIFEDKNIDALLRDISEIRKS; encoded by the coding sequence ATGAGCTCTTTGGATCAGCTGTTTTATTGGCGTGGAATAGCCGACAGTTACCATAATTACCGGGGAGAATACGTAAAGGTTCCTCACGAATACCGGGTTAACTTGTTAAAAGCGATGGGTGCCGATCTTTCCGATCAAAAAACAATCGACAAACAAGCATACGATCTTGATGTTGCTCCATGGACGAAGTGGATGCCATCTATCATTGTTTCTCCCAGTTTTGGCCGACAAGGTTTTTACCTGAATGTATCGCCCGCAGAGTTAAAGACATTATTTCAGTGGGAGGTTAGTCTTGAGGGGAAAGTGGTCAAAAAAGGCAGCTTCACTCCAGTTGAGCTGGACGAAGTGGGCGATTATCTATACCAGGGAGAGCGATATTCCCGTCATTTTCACGTTATTACAGATTTATCGCCAAACTATTATTCGCTGACGATTACCGCTGAGGGGAAAAGTCAGACGTCAACCCTGGCTTATGTGCCAAAGAAAGCATACCAACCCGAGTGGTCTGAGAGAGGGGAGAGGATATGGGGCACAATTATCCAGTTATATACCCTAAGGTCGGATAGAAACTGGGGGATTGGTGATTTCTCCGATTTGAAACTGTTAATTGAAAAAACCGCCGCTAAAGGTGCGGGATGTATCGGGCTCAACCCTTTGCATGCGTTGTTGCCGGATGTTTCCCATAACTGCAGCCCTTATAGTCCTTCTGATCGACGCTTTATTAACCCTTTATATATTGATCCAGAATTTGTTGAAGAAAGCCGTACCCTCGTGTCTGGTGAGTCTGCGAGTGCCGGCCATTTTGCAGCGCTTCAGAAAAAAGCTGAAGAGCTAAGATTGACTGATAAAGTCAATTATGAAGAAGTTAAAAAAATTAAATACAGTGCTTTCGAACTTCTCTTTACTATCTTCGACGATCAACATATAAAGGCACGTTCAGCTCGAGCAAAAGAATTTTTTGATTACCTTCAGGAAGAAGGTGAGCCGTTGCAAAATTACGCTGTTTGGGAAGCGAAAAATAATCCATTTTTAACCGATCATGACTTTGATCGGCAAGTGGTATTTCATTGTTATCTTCAGTGGTTAGCTGAGCGTCAGCTTGAATTTTGTCAGCAGCATGCGTTGAAGTTGGGAATGCAAGTTGGTTTGATCCGCGACCTGGCAGTGGGAGCCGATGCCGGTGGCGCGGAAGTAACCAGTAACCCGAATCTTTTTTGCGAAGCAGCCGCAGTAGGTGCGCCGCCGGATCCTTTTGCTCAACAAGGGCAAAACTGGGGACTGCCACCAATGGATCCTATGCATCTTAGGGAAACGGGTTACGCACACTATATAAGTCTGTTGCGAGAAAATATGCAACATTGTGGTGCATTACGTATCGACCACGCTATGAGTCTAATGCGTTTGTGGTGGTGTCCTCCTGGACAAACTGCGGATCACGGTGCATACGTTTATTACTCGTTCGAAGAAATGTTGGGGTTGTTGTTGCTGGAGAGTTACTTAAATCAATGCGCTATTATCGGTGAAGATTTGGGTGTGGTTCCAAGCGAGTTTCGTGATGCGATATGCCGGGCCAAAATTTTTACGAATAAAGTTGTGTATTTCGAAAAGCAGGGAAACTGGTTTAAACAGCCTGAAAATTATGAAAGCCATGCACTGGCGATGGTTGATAACCACGATGTTCCTACCTTAGCCAGTTGGTGGGTAGGCAGCGATTTGGCTTTACGTGACCAGCTCAATTTGCTCGAAGAGGGAATAAGCTATGAACAGCTGATGAAAGAGCGCTATGAAGACAAATGCCAGATAATTAATATGTTAAAACATCACGGTCTATGTCCGCAGCATTGGCAGGAGCGTGATCTAAAAGAAGAGGCCGATCAGGCTCTGGTATTCGCGATACTGAAGCTTTCATCAAAGGTTGCATCGAAGTTCTTTGTTATACAGCTGGAAGATTTATTGTTGATGGAAGATCCAGTAAATGTCCCCGGCACATTTAAAGAGTATGATAACTGGCAGAGAAAAATATCTGTCAATATAAAAACAATTTTTGAAGATAAAAACATTGACGCATTGTTGCGAGATATTTCAGAAATAAGAAAATCGTAA
- the rpmJ gene encoding 50S ribosomal protein L36: protein MKVRASVKKMCRNCKVIRRKGSLRVICSAEPRHKQRQG, encoded by the coding sequence ATGAAGGTTCGTGCTTCAGTAAAAAAAATGTGTCGTAACTGCAAAGTGATTCGTCGCAAAGGTTCTTTGCGTGTAATCTGCTCTGCAGAGCCTCGTCATAAGCAAAGACAAGGCTAA
- the rplO gene encoding 50S ribosomal protein L15, translating into MRLNTLSPAPGSTTSKKRVGRGIGSGLGKTCGRGHKGLKSRSGGTVKPGFEGGQMPLQKRLPKYGFSSRIGRVTEEVRLAELNKVEGELVDIAALKAADVIGENTKRVKVFLSGELKKAVTVKGLAVTKGAKAAIEAAGGKVEEQA; encoded by the coding sequence ATGCGTTTAAATACTTTGAGTCCTGCTCCTGGAAGTACTACCAGCAAGAAGCGCGTTGGTCGCGGTATTGGTAGTGGACTGGGTAAAACATGTGGACGTGGTCATAAAGGTCTTAAGTCCCGTTCCGGTGGTACAGTTAAACCAGGTTTCGAAGGTGGTCAGATGCCACTTCAAAAGCGTCTACCAAAATACGGTTTTAGCAGTCGTATTGGACGTGTTACCGAAGAAGTACGTTTAGCTGAGCTAAATAAAGTGGAAGGTGAACTAGTCGATATTGCAGCGTTAAAAGCCGCTGATGTTATCGGTGAAAACACAAAACGTGTTAAAGTCTTCCTATCCGGTGAGCTTAAGAAGGCAGTTACAGTAAAAGGCTTAGCGGTAACTAAAGGTGCTAAAGCTGCCATTGAAGCAGCTGGCGGTAAAGTAGAAGAGCAGGCATAA
- the rpsK gene encoding 30S ribosomal protein S11: MAKPSGKSATKKKVKKTVVDGVAHIHASFNNTIVTITDRQGNALSWATAGGSGFRGSRKSTPFAAQVAAERAGVAAQEYGVKNLDVEVKGPGPGRESAVRSLNNVGFKINNITDVTPIPHNGCRPPKKRRV; the protein is encoded by the coding sequence ATGGCTAAGCCAAGTGGTAAATCCGCAACAAAGAAAAAGGTCAAAAAGACCGTTGTTGATGGCGTTGCTCATATCCACGCTTCGTTCAACAACACTATCGTAACTATTACAGATCGCCAGGGTAATGCACTTTCATGGGCAACGGCTGGTGGTTCAGGTTTCCGTGGTTCTCGTAAAAGTACACCTTTTGCTGCTCAGGTAGCTGCAGAGCGTGCAGGCGTTGCCGCACAAGAATATGGTGTAAAGAACCTTGACGTTGAAGTTAAAGGTCCAGGGCCCGGTCGTGAGTCGGCAGTACGTTCACTTAATAATGTTGGATTTAAAATCAACAATATTACTGATGTTACGCCAATCCCTCACAACGGTTGTCGTCCACCTAAAAAACGTCGAGTGTAA
- the rpsD gene encoding 30S ribosomal protein S4: MARYLGPTCKLSRREGTDLFLKSGARPLESKCKAETGPGQHGQRRGRLSDYGVQLREKQKVRRIYCVLEKQFRGYYKEAARRKGATGENLLKLLECRLDNVVYRMGFGATRSESRQLVSHKSITVNGQVVNIPSFQVAEGDVVAVREKSKNQLRIQNALGIAAQRGDVDWVDVNSDKKEGTFKRVPDREDLPAEINENLIVELYSK; the protein is encoded by the coding sequence ATGGCTCGTTATCTAGGTCCTACCTGTAAATTATCTCGCCGTGAAGGCACAGATTTGTTCCTTAAGAGTGGCGCTCGTCCTCTTGAGTCAAAATGTAAAGCCGAAACTGGTCCAGGCCAGCACGGTCAGCGCCGCGGTCGTTTATCTGACTATGGTGTTCAGCTTCGTGAGAAGCAAAAAGTACGTCGTATTTACTGCGTACTGGAAAAACAATTCCGTGGCTACTATAAAGAAGCTGCACGTCGTAAAGGCGCAACAGGTGAAAACCTGCTTAAGCTTCTAGAATGCCGTTTAGACAATGTTGTGTATCGTATGGGCTTTGGTGCTACTCGTTCAGAGTCTCGTCAGCTTGTATCCCACAAGTCTATTACGGTAAACGGCCAAGTTGTTAACATTCCTTCCTTCCAAGTAGCTGAAGGCGATGTTGTTGCCGTTCGTGAGAAGTCAAAGAACCAACTTCGTATTCAAAACGCTCTAGGTATCGCAGCTCAACGCGGCGATGTTGATTGGGTTGATGTCAATTCTGACAAAAAAGAAGGCACCTTTAAGCGTGTCCCAGATCGTGAAGATCTACCCGCAGAAATCAACGAAAACCTTATCGTAGAGCTTTACTCGAAGTAA
- the rplQ gene encoding 50S ribosomal protein L17: MRHRQSGRQLNRNSSHRKAMFRNMVASLVEHELIKTTLPKAKELRRHAEPIITLAKSDSVANRRLAFDRLRSKTAVGKLFNELGPRYEGRPGGYLRILKCGYRAGDKAPMAYVELVGRPAGAGEAETEAAAAE; this comes from the coding sequence ATGCGTCATCGTCAAAGTGGACGTCAATTAAACAGAAATAGCTCACACAGAAAAGCAATGTTCCGCAACATGGTTGCTTCTTTGGTTGAGCATGAGCTTATTAAGACTACGTTGCCTAAGGCGAAGGAACTACGCCGTCATGCTGAGCCAATTATTACTTTGGCTAAAAGTGACTCTGTAGCTAATCGTCGTTTGGCTTTTGACCGCTTGCGTAGCAAAACTGCGGTAGGCAAATTGTTTAACGAGCTTGGCCCACGTTACGAAGGGCGTCCAGGCGGTTATCTTCGCATCTTGAAGTGCGGTTACCGTGCCGGTGACAAAGCGCCTATGGCTTACGTTGAGTTGGTTGGTCGACCAGCTGGAGCGGGCGAAGCGGAAACAGAAGCTGCCGCAGCTGAATAG
- the rpsE gene encoding 30S ribosomal protein S5: protein MSTNEKDNNVAAQEGLQEKLVQVNRVAKTVKGGRIFGFTALTVVGDGNGKVGFGRGKAREVPIAIQKAMEAARRNMIQVELNGDTIQYPTKGRHGASKVFMQPASQGTGVIAGGAMRAVLEIAGVQNVLAKCYGSTNPVNVVRATFEALRAMASPESVAAKRGKNIEEILN, encoded by the coding sequence ATGTCTACAAATGAAAAAGACAACAACGTAGCAGCGCAAGAAGGCTTGCAAGAGAAGCTTGTTCAAGTAAACCGCGTTGCTAAAACTGTAAAAGGTGGTCGTATCTTCGGTTTTACAGCTCTGACCGTTGTTGGCGATGGAAATGGTAAAGTTGGTTTTGGTCGTGGTAAGGCTCGTGAAGTGCCTATCGCCATTCAAAAAGCGATGGAAGCAGCTCGCAGAAATATGATTCAGGTTGAGCTAAATGGTGACACCATTCAGTATCCAACTAAAGGTCGTCATGGAGCGTCTAAAGTATTCATGCAACCAGCCTCTCAGGGTACTGGAGTTATTGCTGGTGGTGCTATGCGTGCCGTTCTTGAAATTGCCGGCGTACAAAACGTATTGGCAAAATGTTACGGTTCGACGAACCCTGTTAACGTTGTTCGTGCGACATTCGAAGCGCTGAGAGCTATGGCATCACCGGAAAGTGTTGCTGCTAAGCGTGGAAAAAACATCGAAGAAATTTTGAATTAA
- the rpsM gene encoding 30S ribosomal protein S13 produces MARIAGVNIPDNKHAVISLTYVYGVGKTTAKQILAATGVPESKKIGELDEAEMDSIRTEVAKLAVEGDLRREISMNIKRLMDLGCYRGIRHRRNLPVRGQRSKTNARTRKGPRKPIKK; encoded by the coding sequence ATGGCTCGTATAGCTGGTGTCAACATACCAGATAATAAACATGCCGTGATTTCCCTAACCTATGTTTATGGTGTAGGAAAAACGACTGCAAAGCAGATTCTTGCAGCGACAGGCGTACCAGAGTCCAAGAAAATCGGCGAACTAGATGAAGCCGAAATGGATTCTATCCGTACCGAAGTTGCTAAGTTAGCTGTTGAAGGTGATTTGCGTAGAGAAATCTCCATGAACATCAAGCGTTTGATGGACTTGGGATGCTATCGCGGTATCCGTCACCGCAGAAACTTGCCAGTACGTGGTCAGCGTTCAAAAACTAACGCTCGTACTCGTAAAGGTCCTCGCAAGCCAATTAAAAAGTAA
- the rpmD gene encoding 50S ribosomal protein L30 — protein sequence MAKKTVKVTQTKSVAGRLKAHQACISGLGLRRIGHTVEVEDTPSVRGMINKVNYMVQVEGE from the coding sequence ATGGCTAAAAAGACGGTAAAAGTTACTCAAACCAAAAGCGTTGCTGGGCGTTTAAAGGCGCACCAAGCATGTATTAGCGGTCTTGGTTTACGTAGAATCGGTCACACCGTAGAAGTGGAAGATACTCCATCTGTTCGCGGTATGATCAACAAAGTCAATTACATGGTGCAGGTGGAAGGAGAGTAA
- a CDS encoding DNA-directed RNA polymerase subunit alpha: protein MQSAVNEFLTPRHIDVTEIAPTRAKVVLEPLERGFGHTLGNALRRILLSSMPGCAVTDVEIEGVQHEYSAIEGVQEDVIEILLNLKNLAVVMHGKDSATLSLSKQGPGVVTAADIQLDHDVEILNPDLILANITADVALNMKLGINRGRGYQPADARETDEEESRAIGRLRLDASFSPVVRLAYTVESARVEQRTDLDKLVLDLETNGTLDPEEAIRRAATILQQQLAVFVDLEGEKEAEPEQKEDQIDPILLRPVDDLELTVRSANCLKAENIYYIGDLIQRTEVELLKTPNLGKKSLTEIKDVLASRGLSLGMRLENWPPASLKTGD, encoded by the coding sequence ATGCAGAGTGCTGTGAATGAATTTTTGACGCCGCGTCATATCGATGTAACTGAAATAGCTCCAACTAGAGCTAAGGTTGTATTGGAGCCTCTGGAGCGTGGATTTGGCCACACTCTGGGTAACGCGTTGCGTCGAATCCTACTTTCGTCGATGCCAGGTTGCGCCGTAACCGATGTCGAAATCGAAGGTGTTCAACACGAATACAGTGCAATCGAAGGGGTTCAAGAGGATGTAATCGAAATCCTTTTGAATCTTAAAAACCTTGCAGTTGTTATGCATGGTAAAGATTCAGCAACGCTGAGCCTAAGTAAACAAGGTCCTGGTGTGGTTACTGCTGCAGATATTCAGCTGGATCACGATGTGGAAATCCTTAATCCAGATTTGATACTCGCTAACATCACTGCAGATGTGGCTTTAAACATGAAGTTGGGTATTAATCGCGGTCGGGGTTACCAGCCTGCGGATGCTCGTGAAACGGACGAAGAGGAAAGTCGGGCAATTGGCCGTCTCCGCCTCGACGCTTCGTTTAGCCCCGTAGTGCGATTGGCATATACAGTTGAGAGTGCTCGTGTGGAGCAACGAACTGACCTGGATAAATTGGTACTGGATTTGGAAACAAACGGTACATTGGATCCAGAAGAGGCTATCCGTCGCGCCGCTACGATCCTACAGCAGCAATTAGCTGTATTTGTTGATCTGGAAGGTGAGAAAGAAGCTGAGCCAGAGCAAAAAGAAGATCAAATTGATCCTATCTTGCTTCGTCCAGTTGATGATCTTGAACTTACCGTTCGTTCAGCAAACTGTTTGAAAGCTGAAAATATCTACTACATTGGTGATCTTATTCAGCGCACTGAAGTAGAATTACTTAAAACGCCAAATCTGGGTAAAAAATCTCTTACTGAGATTAAAGACGTTTTGGCATCGAGAGGTCTATCACTTGGCATGCGTCTAGAAAACTGGCCGCCTGCAAGTTTGAAGACTGGAGACTAA